A stretch of the Lactuca sativa cultivar Salinas chromosome 9, Lsat_Salinas_v11, whole genome shotgun sequence genome encodes the following:
- the LOC111910171 gene encoding germin-like protein 9-3, which produces MISKVEIKLNVVFMFAIFYSAIAGDPDILADFVVPNNTTIDANNFTFTGMRQLVGGEYPTTFTALKVSMNELPTLNGQSVSYAVLEFPVGAINPVHIHPRASELMFLVSGTLQVGFVDTSDNLFKQSLRIGDIFVFPKGLVHFQYNNDTTEPALAISAFGSANAGTQLIPTSVFNTSIFEGILDASFHTTRATIRKIEDGLKA; this is translated from the coding sequence ATGATTTCGAAAGTAGAAATAAAGCTTAATGTAGTTTTTATGTTTGCTATATTTTATTCAGCGATAGCCGGTGATCCTGACATCCTCGCTGATTTTGTGGTCCCAAACAACACCACCATCGATGCCAACAACTTCACGTTCACGGGGATGCGTCAATTAGTAGGTGGCGAATATCCAACAACTTTTACAGCATTGAAAGTGAGTATGAACGAGCTTCCGACACTTAATGGACAAAGTGTTTCGTATGCAGTTCTCGAGTTTCCTGTAGGCGCAATCAATCCAGTCCACATCCATCCTCGGGCATCTGAGCTTATGTTTCTTGTTTCAGGAACTCTCCAAGTAGGGTTTGTCGATACTAGTGATAATCTTTTTAAACAAAGCCTCAGAATAGGTGATATTTTTGTTTTCCCTAAAGGacttgttcattttcagtatAATAATGACACTACTGAACCCGCATTGGCAATTTCAGCTTTTGGAAGTGCCAATGCTGGCACTCAGTTGATTCCTACAAGTGTTTTTAACACTAGTATctttgagggtattttggatGCGTCTTTTCATACCACGAGAGCAACCATAAGAAAGATTGAAGATGGGCTCAAGGCATAA
- the LOC111911305 gene encoding transcription factor SRM1, translated as MYHQDTDWAIDAAAAVAAESTWTRYEDKLFEDALVMFPDDVIGRWQKIADAVPGKTAEQVRAHYEVLVHDLLQIDSGQVELPSYADDDGDESFLSWDPELRASQISFGMTKGSKHGDGERKKGTPWTEEEHRLFLIGLQRYGKGDWRSISRNVVVSRTPTQVASHAQKYFLRQNSMKKERKRSSIHDITTTTDTIAVPPPPPPSTNFQGGATPQLGYERQQNFGYPM; from the exons ATGTATCATCAAGACACCGACTGGGCAATCGACGCCGCGGCGGCGGTAGCGGCGGAGTCTACATGGACACGATACGAAGATAAGTTGTTTGAGGACGCGTTGGTGATGTTCCCAGACGATGTAATCGGACGGTGGCAGAAGATCGCCGATGCGGTGCCGGGTAAGACGGCGGAACAGGTCAGAGCTCATTACGAGGTGTTGGTACATGATTTGCTTCAGATTGATTCCGGTCAAGTGGAGTTACCAAGTTACGCCGATGATGATGGCGACGAGTCGTTTCTGAGTTGGGACCCCGAGTTGCGAGCGAGTCAGATCTCGTTTGGAATGACAAAAGGATCTAAACATGGAGATGGTGAAAGAAAGAAAGGGACACCATGGACGGAAGAAGAACACAG ATTATTTCTGATCGGACTGCAACGGTACGGAAAGGGAGACTGGCGGAGCATTTCAAGAAACGTTGTCGTTTCACGGACGCCAACACAAGTCGCGAGTCACGCTCAGAAGTATTTTCTCCGGCAGAATTCGatgaagaaagaaaggaaaagatCAAGCATCCATGACATCACCACCACCACAGACACCATCGCTGtgccgccaccgccaccaccatcgACGAACTTCCAAGGAGGAGCAACACCGCAATTGGGGTATGAACGTCAACAAAACTTTGGCTACCCTATGTGA